In one Cercospora beticola chromosome 1, complete sequence genomic region, the following are encoded:
- a CDS encoding uncharacterized protein (BUSCO:EOG09261O7R) gives MAEMTTTRLDADSQMLLDQPLLRLPHELLRKNLKAAQRNIELTSKNLQKDVQTAASAAAGQKPTQTLASLEATLAKAQSLKRKLEALHAEEQQIHRQQRARIQHLQQLHEIPSLADVKYDKWSHTRLDRLLVDYLLRQGYTQSAKELAAEKDVNDLVDIEVFEECGRIEHSLRSGRTQECLAWCSENKQALKKINSKLELELRLQQCIELARSGKQVDAIFHARKFLASDQDPAFGLKAAGLLAHPADTPVEPYQDMYNSDRYAYLAEHFVRTHHELFNLPTHPLIHIALSAGLSALKTPSCHSQFALQTSANTGAPVCPICSTELNELARSVPYAHHTKSHMEEDPVVLPNGRVFGRERLYRLNEKLGTKPGRIKDPTDMEHEWDEKELKKVYIS, from the exons ATGGCCGaaatgacgacgacgaggctcGACGCGGACTCGCAGATGCTGCTGGACCAGCCGCTGCTACGCCTGCCCCACGAGCTGCTCCGCAAGAACCTCAAGGCCGCCCAGCGAAACATCGAGCTGACGAGCAAGAACCTGCAGAAGGATGTACAAACCGCCgcctccgctgctgctggccagaAGCCCACGCAGACCCTCGCCTCGCTGGAAGCGACGCTGGCAAAAGCCCAGAGTCTGAAGCGCAAGTTGGAGGCCCTCCATGCCGAGGAACAGCAGATCCACCGCCAACAGCGGGCTCGCATTCAGCACCTCCAGCAGCTTCACGAGATACCCAGTCTTGCAGACGTCAAGTACGACAAGTGGTCACATACTCGGCTGGACCGGCTGCTTGTCGACTACCTGTTGCGGCAAGGCTACACCCAAAGTGCCAAAGAGCTAGCAGCCGAGAAAGACGTGAATGATCTGGTGGACATAGAAGTGTTTGAAGAATGCGGACGCATAGAACACAGTCTGCGTTCAGGTCGCACTCAGGAGTGTCTGGCGTGGTGCAGCGAGAACAAGCAGGCGCTCAAGAAGATTAACAGCAaactcgagctcgagctgcgTCTTCAACAATGCATTGAGCTTGCACGGAGTGGGAAACAGGTTGATGCCATTTTTCACGCACGTAAATTCTTGGCTAGCGATCAAGACCCAGCCTTTGGTCTCAAGGCCGCTGGCCTTCTCGCCCATCCCGCAGACACTCCTGTTGAGCCTTACCAG GACATGTACAACTCTGACCGCTACGCTTATCTCGCTGAGCATTTCGTCAGGACTCACCACGAGCTATTCAATTTGCCCACTCACCCACTTATTCACATCGCACTCTCCGCCGGTCTATCAGCACTAAAGACCCCTAGCTGTCACTCACAATTCGCACTGCAAACAAGCGCTAACACCGGTGCACCGGTTTGCCCCATCTGTAGCACTGAGCTCAACGAGCTCGCACGGAGTGTTCCATATGCACATCATACGAAGAGTCACATGGAGGAGGATCCGGTGGTATTGCCAAATGGTCGCGTATTCGGGCGGGAGAGGCTGTACAGGCTCAATGAAAAACTAGGCACGAAGCCGGGGAGGATCAAGGACCCTACCGATATGGAACATGAGTGGGATGAAAAGGAGTTGAAGAAGGTGTACATTTCGTAG